From a region of the Coprococcus comes ATCC 27758 genome:
- a CDS encoding sensor histidine kinase translates to MDRKGKQKLKRYFIVYVIFAVFFTVGMYLITKYEENAKATQIALLLAEHPELEGEIVAIWEKSGTVDFIRDRDDQKIERVVQMLEETYGYHSGSGSSDVVIRIIWGIGLLVGVIVCSLFLYLDRRKNWSRYGDEEQLQQLYECLQEFRKGKFQTYPEETSESEQWLKVWESVKELGQYFEDLKERLEQEENGTKSLITDISHQLKTPLASLRMSHELVAENRVTGEEQREFLEQESQELTKLEQLLNELVNLSRLETHMIQIHSLHESLKKTLTEAVSQIYMKARGKDISIQVEMDDDIVVNHDSKWTVEALTNILENAVKYSPEHTTITVRTQELASNVLIEVEDEGMGIPAEELHKIYQRFYRGRKAKEQVKDGAGVGLYLARKIIEEQGGTIAAKRKAEKGMIFKVTLPLIIGE, encoded by the coding sequence ATGGACCGGAAAGGTAAACAAAAATTAAAACGGTATTTTATCGTATATGTAATCTTTGCAGTATTTTTTACAGTAGGAATGTATCTGATAACAAAGTATGAGGAAAATGCGAAAGCAACGCAGATAGCACTGCTCCTTGCAGAACATCCTGAACTGGAAGGGGAAATAGTTGCAATCTGGGAAAAGTCAGGAACAGTAGATTTTATAAGAGACCGGGACGATCAGAAGATAGAAAGAGTCGTACAGATGCTGGAAGAAACTTATGGTTATCACTCAGGGAGTGGATCTTCAGATGTGGTTATAAGGATTATCTGGGGAATTGGATTACTAGTGGGAGTCATAGTATGTAGCCTGTTCTTGTACCTGGACCGAAGAAAAAACTGGAGCAGATACGGTGATGAGGAACAATTACAGCAATTATATGAATGTCTGCAGGAATTCAGAAAAGGAAAATTCCAAACATATCCTGAAGAAACATCAGAATCGGAACAATGGTTAAAGGTGTGGGAATCTGTAAAGGAGCTGGGGCAATATTTCGAAGATTTGAAGGAACGTCTGGAGCAGGAAGAAAATGGTACGAAGAGTCTGATTACAGATATTTCCCATCAGTTGAAGACTCCGCTTGCATCACTCCGGATGAGTCATGAGCTGGTGGCAGAAAATCGGGTTACAGGAGAAGAACAGAGGGAGTTTCTGGAGCAGGAATCACAGGAACTTACCAAACTGGAACAGCTCTTGAATGAACTGGTAAATCTTTCAAGGCTGGAAACACATATGATCCAGATACATTCGCTTCATGAAAGCCTGAAGAAAACGCTAACAGAGGCTGTCAGTCAGATTTATATGAAGGCAAGAGGAAAAGATATTTCCATTCAGGTGGAGATGGATGATGATATAGTTGTGAACCATGATTCAAAATGGACGGTAGAAGCATTAACGAATATCCTTGAGAATGCAGTCAAATATTCACCGGAACATACAACGATTACAGTGAGGACGCAGGAGCTAGCAAGCAATGTGCTTATTGAAGTAGAAGATGAAGGAATGGGCATTCCTGCGGAGGAACTGCATAAGATCTATCAGAGATTTTACCGGGGAAGGAAAGCAAAGGAACAGGTAAAAGACGGAGCGGGTGTCGGTCTGTATCTTGCCAGAAAGATCATAGAAGAACAGGGGGGGACAATAGCAGCCAAAAGAAAGGCTGAGAAAGGTATGATATTTAAAGTGACACTGCCGCTCATAATAGGAGAATAG
- a CDS encoding helix-turn-helix domain-containing protein, whose amino-acid sequence MGKAIRRYREEAGITQERLAELVDISTNHLGAIEREVKTPTMETFVKLLNVLGAEPNEVLKEVIPLTRMEHTSVVEGKLERLTPKKQESVLRMLDVIIEEMMK is encoded by the coding sequence ATGGGAAAGGCAATCCGCAGGTACAGGGAAGAGGCAGGAATTACGCAGGAGAGACTGGCTGAACTGGTGGATATCAGTACCAACCATCTGGGTGCGATTGAGCGGGAAGTGAAAACACCTACGATGGAAACATTTGTAAAGCTGTTGAATGTATTAGGTGCGGAACCGAATGAAGTGCTGAAGGAAGTGATTCCTCTTACCAGAATGGAACATACTTCTGTAGTGGAAGGAAAGCTGGAAAGGCTCACACCGAAGAAGCAGGAAAGCGTGCTTCGGATGCTGGATGTGATAATTGAAGAGATGATGAAATAG
- a CDS encoding LPXTG cell wall anchor domain-containing protein: MKKRLGIIAGILGIVLAVIGIVLKQKENTAVSVIGGADGPTSIFIAGKLNGDNFIFMIVVGIILLILAGVIFYKRKH, encoded by the coding sequence ATGAAAAAGCGATTGGGAATCATAGCCGGAATTTTAGGAATTGTATTGGCAGTCATTGGCATTGTACTGAAGCAGAAAGAAAACACAGCCGTTTCTGTTATTGGTGGTGCGGATGGCCCGACTTCTATTTTCATAGCAGGGAAGTTAAATGGTGATAATTTTATTTTTATGATTGTAGTTGGAATTATTTTATTGATTTTGGCAGGAGTTATTTTTTACAAACGTAAGCATTAA
- a CDS encoding ABC transporter ATP-binding protein, protein MSSILKVEDLVKYYGEGENQVRAVDHTSLQIERGKFTAIVGRSGSGKSTLLHLIGGLDRPDSGKVWIDGTDIYSRKDDKLAQFRRKKIGFIFQDFNLIPSLNVWENIVLPLGLDNRKVKPREVEDILKKIGLQDKKDAMPSALSGGQKQRTAIARALVTRPAIILADEPTGNLDSQTELEVMSLLKSCVSDFGQTLIMITHDETIAQMADEMIIIEDGKAVRR, encoded by the coding sequence ATGAGTAGTATTTTAAAAGTAGAAGATCTAGTAAAGTATTATGGAGAAGGCGAGAATCAGGTGAGAGCCGTGGATCATACAAGTTTACAGATAGAGAGAGGCAAGTTTACAGCTATCGTAGGACGTTCCGGCTCCGGAAAATCTACACTTCTGCATCTGATTGGAGGGCTTGACAGACCGGATTCCGGCAAAGTATGGATTGATGGAACCGATATCTATTCTCGAAAAGATGATAAACTGGCACAGTTTCGAAGAAAGAAGATAGGATTTATCTTTCAGGATTTTAATCTGATTCCATCGCTGAATGTGTGGGAGAATATCGTTCTTCCGCTGGGACTTGATAATCGCAAGGTAAAGCCGCGGGAAGTGGAAGATATTCTCAAAAAAATCGGACTGCAGGATAAGAAAGATGCGATGCCGTCTGCTTTGTCTGGTGGACAGAAACAGAGAACTGCGATAGCCAGGGCATTGGTGACAAGACCGGCGATAATTTTGGCGGATGAGCCGACTGGAAACCTTGATTCCCAGACTGAGCTAGAGGTTATGAGCCTATTGAAAAGCTGCGTGTCGGATTTCGGGCAGACGCTTATCATGATTACCCATGATGAAACGATTGCCCAGATGGCGGATGAAATGATTATCATTGAAGATGGCAAGGCGGTGAGAAGATAA
- a CDS encoding MerR family transcriptional regulator, whose product MRTVKEISELTGISVRTLHYYDEIGLLKPTQKSDAGYRLYDDRALEILQQILFFREFDIPLKEIKAVLENPALERNQILQMQRKMLVAKKERMEHLIASIDDILKGENKMDFAIFSKTEVEEMFQTMFEHMPDNMKELAVKEFGSIEEWKKHYIKTVSSEEMQKGYAKVVEWYGGKEQFLSVANNPISKEAAESYNQQFDNLLYKLAAKKVCSPDSSEVRELVSEYGFLMKQLSQIKKEHGLMVAQAQYYRNEKIKPMIDEKYGNGTAEFFAQAFEAFYKDK is encoded by the coding sequence ATGAGGACAGTCAAAGAAATATCAGAACTTACAGGTATCAGCGTTCGCACGCTTCACTATTACGATGAAATCGGGCTTTTAAAACCAACACAAAAAAGTGATGCGGGATACCGGCTTTATGACGATAGGGCATTGGAAATATTACAGCAGATTCTGTTTTTCCGTGAGTTTGACATTCCTTTGAAAGAAATCAAAGCTGTTCTGGAGAATCCTGCTCTTGAAAGGAACCAGATCTTGCAAATGCAGAGAAAAATGTTGGTAGCAAAGAAAGAACGTATGGAACATCTGATTGCCAGCATTGATGATATCCTGAAAGGAGAGAATAAAATGGATTTTGCGATTTTTAGTAAAACGGAAGTTGAAGAAATGTTCCAAACTATGTTTGAACATATGCCTGACAATATGAAAGAACTTGCTGTAAAAGAGTTTGGAAGCATTGAAGAATGGAAAAAGCATTATATTAAGACAGTTTCATCAGAAGAAATGCAGAAAGGCTATGCTAAAGTTGTTGAGTGGTATGGAGGAAAAGAGCAATTCCTGTCTGTTGCCAACAATCCTATTAGCAAAGAGGCTGCAGAAAGTTACAACCAACAATTTGACAATCTTTTATACAAATTAGCAGCTAAAAAAGTATGTTCACCAGATTCTTCTGAAGTAAGAGAACTTGTTTCCGAATACGGTTTTCTTATGAAACAACTTTCACAGATAAAGAAAGAACACGGTCTGATGGTTGCACAGGCTCAATATTACCGTAATGAAAAAATCAAACCTATGATAGATGAAAAATACGGCAATGGTACAGCCGAATTCTTCGCACAAGCTTTCGAAGCATTTTATAAAGACAAGTAA
- a CDS encoding ABC transporter permease, with product MTTRVAYCNMRHYKSKNILIGIAIILTTLLLFVIPSIGKDMVEVNFAVINKIYPTWHALYRNVDESTVMKLAAHHDVKTYGLRSDAGYMNLEDATVSMMYMDRTGMELYKVKLKEGQLPQKENDIVVSKGILEALGQNGKIGDTITVPYQILKDDGLDYTKEKDFRICGFLADNESSKEQKQYTSLVSEAFLKAEIPVEQVKYRFLLQVNGQKGNTTADYTETIQNIARQFGISEDDMNINKEYLAANYVDPATIPVIVGIMLIVVLAGIITIYSVYYVSMNQRVREFGKLKAIGATKRQLRQIVLREGMGVALFAIPIGLLIGTVAVKVVLLQFVEHAKDSNVLITEAYKVVAKGEVQLYYWWIYLLAIAVTLCTVYLSLMKPMRMAAKVSEIEAMRYQGGSKRQKSSRKGYQFLNIGRLTKRNLAENKKKSTITIVSMAVTGIFVMMVATVLSCANPMESAKSSIVGQYEISPIVESGNKEHPEYEWAEVQKNNPLNEGLKQQIEELDGVERVDVFTALKVSGGPFEEKIGTEFINGVPEEYAEELKKGITEGNVTYEELKSGDKVILDSALLHWYPDIKVGDKLKLNIHDGDNTFQKEIEVAAIGEYGRGLTNYNCLIMAKEGAEKLTINNSSSYFQVIADKDYDEALEASLQAIVDGSGRLQMRTWKNEYDTWENAMQMTRGACYAFIIILAAISIMNLINTMINSVHVRKKELGMMQAIGMSDRQLMKMLQLEGIFYTVGTLIISIGVGSLAGYPLFLYAKRTGMFDISTYHYPVTAAIIIILTLFVIQMLLAIFIAKSVRKDSLIERIRFSE from the coding sequence ATGACGACCAGAGTTGCATATTGCAATATGCGGCATTATAAGAGCAAAAACATACTGATTGGAATTGCCATTATCCTGACAACATTACTGCTGTTCGTAATCCCATCAATCGGAAAAGATATGGTGGAAGTGAACTTTGCGGTAATCAATAAGATTTATCCAACATGGCATGCCCTTTATCGGAACGTGGACGAGAGTACAGTTATGAAACTGGCGGCACATCATGATGTGAAAACTTACGGACTCCGCAGCGATGCGGGGTACATGAATCTGGAAGATGCGACGGTTTCCATGATGTATATGGACAGAACAGGGATGGAACTTTATAAAGTGAAGCTGAAAGAGGGGCAACTTCCGCAGAAAGAAAATGATATTGTGGTTTCAAAAGGAATACTGGAAGCATTAGGACAGAATGGGAAAATCGGTGACACTATCACAGTACCTTATCAGATTCTGAAAGATGACGGACTGGATTATACGAAGGAGAAAGACTTTCGAATCTGTGGTTTTTTAGCAGATAATGAGAGCAGCAAAGAACAAAAACAATATACATCATTGGTTTCAGAGGCCTTTCTGAAAGCGGAGATACCGGTAGAACAGGTGAAATATCGGTTTTTACTTCAGGTGAATGGACAGAAAGGAAATACGACTGCAGATTATACAGAGACGATACAGAATATTGCCAGACAGTTCGGGATTTCCGAGGATGACATGAATATTAATAAAGAGTATCTTGCAGCAAATTATGTGGATCCGGCTACAATTCCGGTGATTGTAGGAATCATGCTTATTGTTGTATTGGCGGGCATTATCACAATTTATAGTGTTTATTATGTATCTATGAACCAGAGGGTTCGGGAATTTGGAAAGTTAAAGGCAATCGGGGCTACGAAACGGCAGCTTAGACAAATCGTACTAAGAGAGGGAATGGGAGTGGCGTTGTTTGCCATTCCGATAGGACTTTTGATCGGAACAGTTGCTGTGAAAGTTGTACTTCTCCAGTTTGTAGAACATGCAAAGGATTCAAACGTACTTATAACAGAGGCATACAAGGTTGTAGCTAAAGGAGAAGTCCAACTTTATTATTGGTGGATTTATCTGTTGGCAATTGCAGTGACTCTGTGTACAGTGTATCTGTCACTGATGAAGCCTATGCGTATGGCGGCGAAGGTATCAGAAATAGAAGCTATGCGTTACCAGGGAGGCAGTAAGCGACAGAAAAGCAGCAGGAAGGGATATCAATTTCTGAATATCGGACGACTGACCAAGAGAAATCTTGCAGAGAATAAAAAGAAGAGTACTATCACGATTGTATCTATGGCCGTTACCGGAATATTTGTCATGATGGTAGCAACGGTGCTGTCTTGTGCAAATCCGATGGAAAGTGCAAAGAGTTCGATTGTGGGGCAATATGAGATTTCTCCAATTGTGGAATCCGGGAATAAAGAGCATCCTGAATATGAATGGGCGGAGGTTCAAAAGAATAATCCATTAAATGAAGGACTAAAGCAGCAGATAGAGGAGCTTGACGGTGTTGAGCGGGTAGATGTGTTTACCGCGTTGAAGGTATCAGGAGGACCTTTTGAAGAAAAAATTGGAACCGAATTTATCAATGGAGTGCCGGAAGAATACGCAGAAGAGCTGAAAAAAGGAATCACTGAAGGCAATGTCACATACGAGGAATTGAAATCCGGGGATAAAGTGATTCTGGACAGCGCGCTACTTCACTGGTATCCAGATATTAAAGTGGGAGATAAGCTGAAACTCAATATTCATGATGGAGATAATACCTTTCAAAAAGAGATTGAAGTGGCAGCAATTGGTGAATATGGAAGAGGTCTGACAAACTATAACTGTCTTATCATGGCAAAAGAAGGGGCAGAGAAACTTACCATAAATAATTCTTCCAGCTATTTTCAGGTGATTGCAGATAAGGATTATGATGAGGCACTGGAAGCATCTCTACAGGCTATTGTGGATGGATCAGGCAGACTGCAGATGCGTACCTGGAAGAATGAGTACGATACATGGGAAAATGCCATGCAGATGACTAGAGGTGCATGTTATGCATTTATCATCATTCTGGCAGCAATCAGCATTATGAACTTGATTAACACAATGATCAATAGTGTCCATGTGCGAAAAAAGGAGCTTGGCATGATGCAGGCAATCGGAATGTCGGACCGTCAGTTGATGAAGATGCTCCAGTTGGAAGGTATATTCTATACAGTAGGCACTCTTATTATCAGTATCGGAGTGGGAAGTCTTGCAGGATATCCGTTGTTTTTATATGCAAAGCGTACAGGAATGTTTGATATCAGCACATACCATTATCCGGTAACAGCAGCTATTATTATAATTTTAACATTGTTTGTGATACAGATGTTATTGGCAATATTCATTGCAAAGTCAGTAAGGAAAGATTCATTGATAGAGAGAATTCGTTTCAGTGAGTAA
- a CDS encoding VirD4-like conjugal transfer protein, CD1115 family, with amino-acid sequence MNRKWWKLIYMLPITFCTLYAGGYVAQFIRNYQTWESAGNFAGNGTAPQIPSPHPLACLDALTAFPYNLYGIFLCLAAFGLLTFLLMRMGFDRNGEITDRGRNLNYSTKGTYGTSGFMTLEEMHQVLELTNDVKKHKGTILGKLNGKAVCLPKDTRMNRNIAVYGASGSMKSRAFARNMIFQCVARGESLIITDPKSELYESTATYLENAGYIVKSFNLVNPENSDSWNCLGEIGGQETMAQVFADVIIQNTGSAKGDHFWDNAEMNLLKALILYVDQGFPPEAKNIGQVYKLLTMSSEKELNSLFDLLPVSHPAKVPYCIYKQASDTVRSGVIIGLGSRLQVFQNKLIRQITSYDEINLTLPGKEKCAYFCITSDQDSTFDFLSSLFMTFVFIKLVRYADTYGEDGKLPVPVHILADELANTGAILSLNKKISVIRSRNLSISCIFQNLPQMQNRYPLNQWQEIIGNCDTQLFLGCTDEVTATFISNRSGDVTVGVSSEAKQLNSWRVSDYTPEYRQTRSIGKRKLLTPDEILRLPLDTALIILRGQKVLQVEKYDYILHPDAQKLIPRKASEHIPEWRKGACSEEYTYTPTIPASHPKKTASYGKQKKKKAEPHFDQQSVYQEPGYHDFPDDFSADNYSDHTDMVPLDKDSIMS; translated from the coding sequence ATGAACCGTAAATGGTGGAAGCTCATTTATATGCTTCCGATCACCTTCTGCACCCTCTATGCAGGAGGCTATGTTGCTCAATTTATCCGCAACTATCAGACCTGGGAATCTGCCGGCAATTTTGCCGGAAACGGAACTGCCCCGCAGATCCCCTCCCCGCACCCGCTCGCCTGTCTGGATGCCCTGACTGCTTTCCCGTACAATCTGTATGGGATTTTTCTATGTCTGGCAGCTTTTGGACTCCTGACCTTCCTTCTCATGCGTATGGGATTTGACCGAAACGGGGAAATAACAGACCGGGGCCGGAACCTGAATTATTCCACAAAGGGAACCTATGGGACTTCCGGTTTTATGACTTTGGAGGAAATGCATCAGGTACTGGAGCTTACGAATGATGTCAAGAAACACAAGGGAACCATTCTTGGAAAACTGAACGGAAAAGCCGTTTGTCTCCCGAAGGATACCCGCATGAACCGGAATATTGCCGTTTACGGTGCCAGCGGTTCCATGAAAAGCCGGGCCTTTGCACGCAACATGATCTTCCAGTGTGTTGCCCGCGGGGAAAGCCTCATCATCACCGATCCAAAATCGGAATTGTACGAAAGTACAGCCACTTACCTTGAGAATGCCGGATATATCGTGAAATCCTTTAATCTTGTAAACCCGGAAAACTCGGATAGTTGGAATTGTCTGGGTGAAATTGGCGGACAGGAAACCATGGCACAGGTATTTGCTGATGTCATCATCCAGAATACCGGTTCTGCCAAAGGCGATCACTTCTGGGACAATGCCGAGATGAACTTATTAAAAGCTCTGATTCTCTATGTGGATCAGGGATTCCCACCGGAGGCAAAGAATATCGGACAGGTATACAAACTCCTGACCATGAGTTCGGAAAAAGAACTGAACAGCCTCTTTGACCTGCTTCCGGTCTCCCATCCGGCAAAAGTCCCCTACTGCATCTATAAGCAGGCAAGTGACACGGTACGTTCCGGCGTCATCATCGGACTCGGTTCCAGACTTCAGGTATTCCAGAACAAGCTGATCCGCCAGATCACTTCCTATGATGAGATCAACCTGACGCTGCCGGGAAAAGAAAAATGTGCATACTTCTGCATCACTTCGGATCAAGACAGCACTTTTGATTTTCTTTCTTCCCTGTTTATGACCTTCGTATTTATCAAACTGGTCCGTTATGCAGACACCTATGGGGAAGATGGAAAACTGCCGGTTCCGGTACATATCCTGGCTGATGAGCTGGCGAATACGGGAGCAATCCTATCGCTCAACAAAAAGATTTCCGTGATCCGAAGTCGAAACCTCAGTATTTCCTGCATTTTCCAAAACCTGCCTCAGATGCAGAACCGGTATCCCTTAAACCAATGGCAGGAAATCATCGGGAACTGCGACACTCAGCTATTTTTAGGCTGTACGGATGAGGTAACTGCTACATTTATCTCTAACCGCTCCGGTGATGTGACCGTTGGTGTCAGCAGCGAAGCCAAACAATTAAATAGCTGGAGGGTATCCGATTATACACCGGAATACCGCCAGACCAGATCCATCGGGAAACGAAAGCTCTTAACTCCGGATGAGATCCTGCGGCTCCCGCTGGATACTGCACTGATTATCCTGCGTGGTCAGAAGGTACTGCAGGTAGAAAAATACGATTACATCCTGCACCCGGATGCCCAAAAACTCATTCCCCGGAAGGCTTCCGAACATATTCCGGAATGGAGAAAAGGAGCATGTAGTGAAGAATATACGTACACTCCAACTATTCCTGCTTCCCACCCGAAAAAAACCGCTTCTTATGGAAAGCAGAAAAAGAAAAAAGCTGAACCGCACTTTGACCAGCAAAGCGTTTATCAGGAACCTGGCTATCACGATTTCCCGGATGACTTCTCAGCAGATAACTATTCGGATCACACAGACATGGTTCCTTTAGATAAAGATTCTATCATGTCATAA
- a CDS encoding response regulator transcription factor, translating into MQKILLLEDDLNLNRGIALLLSREGYEVRQVYTIKEAKEAFQKGDYALVISDITLPDGTGLDFGRMVRAGGDTYLIYLTALDQEIDIVNGYDTGADDYITKPFSLMALVSKVNALMRRLSKVQAQIMSSGEITVHMKTMQVYKGDEPVTLSKKEFSLLLYLWENAGQIVSKESILEHVWDIDGQFVDDNTVTVNISRLKNKLGTEEIANVRGLGYIWTGKVNKN; encoded by the coding sequence ATGCAGAAAATATTATTACTGGAGGATGACTTGAATCTAAATCGGGGAATTGCCCTGTTACTTTCACGGGAAGGGTATGAGGTTCGTCAGGTTTATACAATAAAGGAAGCAAAAGAAGCATTTCAAAAAGGAGATTATGCTCTTGTTATCAGCGATATTACATTGCCGGATGGTACAGGACTGGATTTTGGAAGGATGGTACGTGCAGGTGGAGATACATATCTTATCTATCTTACGGCTTTGGATCAGGAAATAGATATTGTAAATGGTTATGATACAGGGGCAGATGATTATATTACCAAACCATTTTCACTGATGGCTTTGGTGTCGAAGGTGAACGCATTGATGAGACGGCTTTCTAAGGTACAGGCACAGATTATGTCTTCCGGAGAGATTACGGTGCATATGAAAACGATGCAGGTGTATAAAGGGGATGAACCAGTTACTTTAAGTAAGAAAGAATTCTCTCTGTTGCTGTATCTCTGGGAGAATGCAGGACAGATTGTTTCAAAAGAAAGTATCCTGGAGCATGTATGGGATATAGACGGTCAATTTGTCGATGATAATACGGTTACTGTCAATATAAGCAGACTGAAGAATAAACTTGGAACAGAAGAGATAGCGAATGTGAGAGGACTGGGATATATATGGACCGGAAAGGTAAACAAAAATTAA
- a CDS encoding DUF1648 domain-containing protein produces the protein MKFINTRKFTWIICIIGFLLALVSIFFLPSIIPVHFANGIADDYGRKIQIFLFPILQVLITFLTGREKVKYCLTHSKTFLTDIQFNWMIDGVLLLVMFAEIWVIYASFA, from the coding sequence ATGAAATTTATCAATACTAGAAAATTCACATGGATAATTTGTATAATAGGATTTTTGCTTGCTCTTGTAAGTATATTTTTCTTACCGAGTATTATTCCAGTACATTTTGCAAATGGGATTGCGGATGATTATGGAAGAAAAATACAAATATTTTTATTTCCTATATTACAAGTGCTTATCACTTTTTTGACTGGACGAGAAAAAGTAAAATATTGCCTGACACATTCAAAAACTTTCTTAACGGACATTCAGTTTAATTGGATGATAGATGGTGTACTTTTATTGGTAATGTTTGCAGAAATATGGGTTATCTATGCTTCATTTGCATAG
- a CDS encoding DUF5697 family protein yields MKTRNEIYQGEGAKLLRFITTYHTLRYDQVLQLFSRHEQSIKSLITSLIKQGRIIYDKEHDLLCDSQQSAENPDYAIITCFWVLLDFKKGVVYHTSGEFPIKLNFFSQDEQYEIIYIGEEQEALINHVMESIPSHGSKRLIVLESESQAAKITIDDVAAYCLVNESGAVSYYMRK; encoded by the coding sequence ATGAAAACAAGGAACGAAATCTATCAAGGAGAGGGAGCCAAGCTCTTACGGTTCATTACCACTTACCATACTCTGAGGTATGACCAGGTTTTACAACTTTTCTCCCGACATGAGCAGTCTATCAAGTCATTGATTACCAGCCTCATCAAACAAGGGCGCATCATTTACGATAAAGAGCATGACCTTCTTTGTGACAGCCAGCAGTCTGCTGAGAATCCTGACTATGCTATAATTACATGCTTCTGGGTACTGCTGGATTTTAAGAAAGGTGTTGTATACCACACCAGTGGCGAATTTCCAATCAAGCTCAATTTCTTTTCGCAAGATGAACAATACGAAATCATCTATATCGGTGAAGAACAGGAGGCTCTGATCAATCATGTGATGGAAAGTATCCCATCACATGGTTCCAAACGCCTGATTGTCTTAGAATCCGAAAGCCAGGCTGCCAAAATCACCATTGATGATGTAGCCGCTTACTGCCTTGTAAATGAATCCGGTGCTGTCAGTTACTACATGAGAAAGTAG
- a CDS encoding DUF6100 family protein, with protein MTQNTPTIYQRLEKLEGELQKLTNTVYALKVTDIQNYDKNFEELSVSAALRAERIACQMRNLVCPALSPNQAAYLPKAADAQGMRIAEQQGILTITLPGLLPKRRVHTNTAFLHEPLNYMLREYVKQNALPLYRDCVICFSQIYDRELPQRRIRDYDNLEFKQILDTLCTYVLTDDSGFFCDSYYTTQLGLKDCTLVSVMEKADFPKWLQNQKNHHESMSENLLTSQAEIRHR; from the coding sequence ATGACGCAAAATACACCAACCATTTACCAGCGGCTTGAAAAACTGGAAGGGGAGCTGCAAAAACTGACGAATACCGTTTACGCTCTGAAGGTCACTGATATCCAGAATTATGATAAAAATTTTGAGGAACTGAGCGTCAGTGCTGCTCTTCGGGCGGAGCGGATTGCCTGCCAGATGCGTAACCTTGTCTGTCCGGCTCTCTCCCCAAATCAAGCAGCTTATCTTCCCAAAGCGGCAGATGCACAGGGAATGCGGATTGCAGAACAGCAGGGGATTCTCACCATTACGCTTCCCGGACTGCTTCCGAAACGAAGAGTCCACACAAACACTGCATTTCTCCATGAACCGCTTAATTATATGCTTCGGGAGTATGTAAAACAAAATGCCCTGCCCCTCTATCGTGACTGCGTGATATGTTTCAGTCAAATATATGACAGGGAACTTCCTCAAAGACGTATCCGGGATTATGACAATCTGGAGTTTAAACAGATTCTGGATACACTTTGTACTTATGTTCTGACAGATGACAGCGGCTTTTTCTGTGATTCCTACTACACGACACAGCTTGGCTTAAAGGACTGTACACTGGTATCGGTTATGGAAAAAGCTGACTTTCCGAAATGGCTGCAGAACCAGAAAAATCATCACGAAAGCATGTCGGAAAATCTCCTGACTTCTCAGGCAGAAATCCGACATCGGTAA